In Miscanthus floridulus cultivar M001 chromosome 8, ASM1932011v1, whole genome shotgun sequence, the sequence GTTTCTTCACACTTCATTACAATGTAAATATTTGTCTTTCACCGATTATCTGAAGTTTATGAGGTGCATATCCATCCCTTAAACCTGATTGTGGTAAGAATAAGAATAAGAAACCTGAAATTTATCTCAGCAAAAACCCATACAAGACTATTCATAGCGTTTTTTTGGGGGAAAGGGGCTATTAAGTGTGTGTACTTGGAGAATCCATACCTTGCAGCGACTTGGTAGCAAAATATCATTTATTCACGTTCATCTGCACATAGAAACATATTTGGAGAATAGAGAAATAGGAACAACCGAACAAGAAATAAGGACACGGTTCCTTCATTAGCAATCCTATGTACAAATACTACGCCAAGCCATTAGTCCAATAATGAATAATCTAATCTGTAATCTGCATACTAGTcaaatttagggggtgtttggttcgagctactaaacggtttagtcacttttagtaactccaaagttactagagaggactaaagcccttttagtagcttttagtcatagcgtttggttaaaaagttactaaagtgactaaaagctactaaatttagtagctactagacgaaccaaacaggcccttaatctgCATGTACACTCAGTACTAACACTCCAGACCTCCAGTAGGACAGCATTTCACAACCACTATCCAGCAAACAACACAGATCTATCTCATATCCCAAGGGGGTGCCACATCTGTAACATGCCATTTTCCTGGTTCCAGTTGCAATTTGGAGTCAGCTCCAGTACTGAACTAGTACTGTTGTTTGAGACACTGCTCATCACTGTCCTGATGGATTCCTTCTCGGAGGTGTCGAACGCCAAAAGGTCCTCAAGGCTCACTGGTCTCTTGAACGGCAGTGCCGGCAGACCGGAGAAGCAGGACACCTGCTCTGAAACCTTTGGTGCAGCACCGTAGTTGGTGTAGGTGTCAGCGAGGGGTGCAAGCGGCAGGGCAGCCAGCAGTTCTGGCCAAGCCGATGGGGTGCCGTCCTGGGCATCTTCAGAAGCTGGCCTTGGGGTGGTTGTTCTGCTCTTGTAGAACACCCTGCATAGCACCCAGTCCTCCTGTATTTTGCAGAGATATGTTATGTTATAGTCCATATAGAAATTGCAAGTGATATATGGCTGGAAATATGAGGCCTGTTGAAATTGAACATATATCTTGGCTGGATCCAGTAAAATCCTTATCCTAGGTAGGGCAAGAATATTCTGAATTCTGATAGGCTGATTCAGTAGACTGATGTCATACATAATGTTGATGCAATGCAACTAACATAACCACCCTATGTAACAAGTTGCGTTGAATAGTTTCATTTTCTGGAGTTGGTTACTTGTTGAGGAATAAACAATCATACAAATGTTTGGCAATTTGAAGTAAAGAATTAGTGAACTGGAGAGTCATCACATCCTTTTCAAGGGAATGTTCAGTACAATAATTTACTCTACTATGTGATGTTGATGGAACTGACATAACATCAGTTACAACAAGCTACTTGAAGGACTTTGTCTTGGAAGTTTGTAACTTGAGGACATTAGCAAAACTACAGACCTGACTGTTTAATTGGCACCATGAGTAAAAGAAGAATTAGTCATACAGAGAGTCAAATAAATCGTTTTCAAGGGAATGTTCAGTACATTAATTTACTCCATTCACTGTGGCTCATCTGATGGAATCAGTTGAACAACTTTGGATTGGACCATTGCAGTGACGTAGGCATGAATCGACAGAAAGATAGTAATGGATAGGGAGACTAGACCATGAATAATGGCACCGTGCATATACAATAATTGGGGTGGGCAACTTGCAGGTAGTTTTGTCATGGGAGAATGTTGAATGAGACCTACTACATGCTTGGATAGAGCCAAAGAGTAAGAGCTTGCCCAAAACAACTTCGGAGACCATTTTCTAAAAATCCACAAACAGCAAACGCTCTCACTGCTATTTTTTTGtactaaattaaaaaaaaacaccaCTACTCGACTTTAAGGTTTGTGACAGCCTTATGGTACAGTCCTTGGAAAAAAGAAAGCACGGCAGTCGGTTCGTTTCGGCTGATTGACTCATAAGTCATGATCTGAAAGTACGGTTGACTGGTTtagcgtgagagaaaaatactattcattgcCTGATAGCCAAATACAGGCTTCCAAGAATATATGCAGATCTAGGTTACCTTCGTTGCCGCAGCTGGTAGGCACGGCGCGGTGTGTGGGTGGAGGCGGAactcgtgcatgacccactccgtCTTCCTCCCCTTGGGCGCTCGGCCCCGGTAGAACACCAGCGTCTTGCGCATCCCCACCACTGCCGCCGACGCATCGTTGCCACCGCCGGCGACGATGGCGCGGTCCTTGCCGGTGGCCTTCCAGTAGCCGGAGGGCGTGGCGCGGTTGGTGCGCTGCCCCGTCGCGTACTTGCGATCGCGCAGGTTGAAGAAGTACCACTCCTTCGCACCCACGCACGCAGATTCTGTATATAATCAATAGGAGAAAAAGATGTGAAGCTCCACAGATGGTTTCGTGGTGTAGTTGGCTATCACGTCAGTTTAGCACACTAAAGGTCTCCGGTTCGAACCCGGGCGAAGCAAATTTTTTGCTCGTTTTTTTCCTTTTGCACAACTACTGAATTagttttttgttgtttttttccttttgcaGAACTACTGGTATTGTTACTGAATTagttttttgttcttttttttccttttgcagAACTACTGGTATTGTTAATTTCTGCAATCAATTAGATTTAATTTGCTGATACTGGATGTACGGAGCAtgagaagagaagaaaaaaaaaatcactggATCGTTGAGTAGCTCAGTATAACTAGCTAGTGTAAGTACGTACAGACCTGGAAGGTCCCATGGCTCGCACTTGTTGAGGTCGACGTCGAcgatggcagcgccgccgcgaTGGCCATggccggagagcttgtggaggaGGTAGTCCAGCACGAGCTCGTCGTCCCTGGGGTGGAACCTGAACCCCGGAGGCATTCTTGCCTCCATCATGCTGATCGACGAGCTCATCTTCTCCTACCTATCTTTCAGAGAGAGACAAACTGAGAGGTTTTGAAGGCCAGCTGCAGGGCAATAATGGGAATGAAGCACCTCATGATTCATGAAGCAGTGGGATGTGGTATAAATAGGGGTGCACAAGTCATCCATGCAACTTGCCAGTTTCTACTCCCATATGCTCGAGTATATTGATCAttcttatatatacatatataggtCCTATGGGGTGCAAGAGGCTAGCTAAGCTTGTGGTTTCAAAATGGTGCTAACCAGCTAGAGTAGTAATAGGTCAATTCAAGCGCCACATACATGCCCACATCAATCCAGGTACTCCCAACTCTCTCCTTCCATTTTGTTctgctattttttttttcttgcagCTGATTTAACTAAACTGCTACAGTACAACCTAACTGTCCACTAAACAACAACAGCAACATTATTAAATAAGTctatctctttctcttttttcttttatgaaatacAAGAGACCTAGACACTGACTCCTATATATAAACGAACGCCCGTAATAACCCTAAACGAATAGGGCCGTTTGTTATgaaaataaatttagaaaaaaatgGGAGTACACATGTTAGGTCTAGGACTTACGTCCTAGATATATATAGATACTCTTTCTATCCTAAAAAATGTAATCACATATAAAGATAAAATTAGCATATAACAAAAAAGACACATGTATCCTACTCGTTTTATTCTCCACATGCATGTGTTGATGAGACAAAAGCAAATGATTAAAACTATAAACTTTATTCCATCATCCATCTATAGAGCACACTTTTTTTTAGGATATATCACACCTACTCACAAGACTAGAGTTGCATTCTATGGACAACACATAAGTcctagaattgcatttttttttcgATGGAGGGAGTACGTTCTCCCATAAACGATCAACTAAATAAGCTACACTTATTTAGCAAATAAAGCCTCTCCTTATTATTGTTACCTTGGTCCTATCACAGATGGTCCTATCACATGTGGTTAGCTTTATGGTAGGAAATTGTACTCTCTTTTTATTTTTACCTTTGTCAAGATTAGGTAATTGTACATGTACCGAGTATATAGTTATATGCTCACACCTGCATGAAAAAAAGTTGTGAAATAATAAATTATCACAGTCACTAAGGCCCATGTTTGGTTTCTAGGAATTCAAAAGTAATCTAATAATAGATATGGTTTCAATTCATCTTCGTCCTATATTTTAGTGTTTGGATTATGTTCTGAAATCCACATTTGGAAAAGGCAGCTGTGGTGTGTATATATCCGTAAGGGCATAGGAGTAATAACTGACGAAAAGTGTTTTTTTTAAAGATGGCCGTAGGGGCGTCGTATTGTAGAATTGATGAAGTTATCATATATAggtacttcctccgtcccaaattataagttatttcaactttcttgaagagtcaaaacatctcgagtttgaccaaaattatagagataattataaaaatttatgacatcaaataggtataatatgaaaatataattaataaagaatctattgacacttatttggtatcataaatgttattattttattatataaatttggtcaaagttgagATGCTTTGATTCTTCAAGAAAGTTAGAAAGACTTTATAATttcggatggagggagtagtatataAGACTTTTTAACTACTGTCATCAAGTCACACAAATAACAAATATACAAAGACAGAGGAATGTGACTGTCGGTAGATTATACATGCGCAGAGGATTCCTCACGACATGTCCACGTGCAAACAAATGGGCAAAATTTCATTGTGCCCAAAGTGATGAAGATGCCAAGTCTTTTCTAGTAACTAGTAGTCGAAACACAACCGTTTGATGGTCCTTTTGCCGACAGCCCGACACAGAAACAACAAAGTTGGAGAGTTATATACCCAAAAAGTGAAGATGCTCGACTTTTTCAGTCATAAGGATATTTTGCAACATTAAGAGAATTCCAATTCTTGGCACTAGCTAGCATCAATTGAAGCTAGCTGGTTAAATACACCATGAACAAAATGGCGTACTAATACACATTCCTCCTAAAATAAATGGCTAATTAGGTTACATGCATATTTATACCCTGTAGAGAAAAAGAAGATAGGCACACATGGTTATTGTGGGAAGCATGCTGTGGTGAACAGTAAGATGATATTTAGTTTCTTCCTCTTGGCTGTACAATTATCGGGTCAGTTTTGTTCACATAAAAATTCAGATGGTCGCGGGACCAACAGAAGGATATATATGGCAAATAATCAACGGTAATAATTGGCATAGGGTTCGGACGTCACAGTTGTGCAAAAGATAGTGAAAGGGACTCTTCTGCTTTAATGAATGGTAGAGCTTTGCTTGCTAGGTTTATTTTTGAAGGTTAAAGCTTTAATTTGCAATgttctctctttttctttctttttttgtaaTGGTGAAAATGACACAAATACTGAATTATGTAGATGAAGAAGCAGCTTCTTTATTTTTGCGATAAGATGTCTCAGTTAGATTTAACCTAGCTATAGCTAGTGAAACTGATTAATCCATTGTTGATCATACTGCCACATATATCACACAATTGGCGGATTGGCATGTGTTGACAATGGATAGATGtaatacagaaaaaaaaaacataacaaAGCAATTGAAACTTTCCATATATTGATATATGTGCCAATATGCCTGCTGAAAGAGAGGCATCACTAGCTGACAAGTCACAACAtgcatgcacatcacatataaaatatttatttatttccTAGCTTTCAAGATAGAGAGTGTGCTCTGAAATCTTATCTGCACAGGCTTGACGACGATATGATTGGCCATCCGAAACTGACCGCCGGCATAGTCACAAGCGACGTTAACCCGGTGGGGGTAGCTTCACGTGGCCTCTCACGTGCCACCGCCCACGTGTCCACGGCCATGGCCGTGCGATCCGAGATGAACGGTCTGGAAATCGCAAGGGAGTCACCGTCTAGGGGCCATTGAATGCTGCCTGCCCTTATGGACAGAATGCCCAGCTTTTATCCGAAGCAACTTATGAGCCCGTTCCACTGGTATtaaagaaaaaaatactgtagattctagctgataaccgtatgataagttcaagcgacgAGTAAGATAAAGATGCTATTGGCTCGTCTATTATTGGCTGCACTTACACATGAGATGAGATGCTATATATGTACAGTGTATGATAGAGATGTACAGGATGCTACGCTACTGTGATATTGCGGCGCTCATCTTTCACAAGTGGAAATGACTGGTCATATTCTAGGGCATTTATATAAAGTAAATTATGACCTACCTCATGTAGATTTATCTGGATGGGACAATGTCTTGGTGGCGGGGCATTTGTCCACTACCAGTACTCTTATAGCAACCTCAGCAAAGCCTCCAAATAAAttcctatttttttttatttcagggCTTTTCTATGTTTATTAAGGGTCCTACTTTTCAGATCCAACTCCAATAATATCCTTCAATTTTGAATCCCTACTTTTTTATGACCCATTTGTACATGATTCACATAACTCGCGCGCCATCCTTGAGTCCatgtgtgtaacaccctaaaatttgcacttttgaaaatatgattaaaatgatttatttatgaatttttgtgcacatgaaatataggacaaataatatttttattatattaaaattcatcataaggagtagcaacatggatgtgcatacatgccggtgcatttgattttattgcaatgagtggttgaatccaaaattcaaaatgaattcaaatcgctTTTGAAAATAAGTTTGAAAAGAGctctgaaataaaagaaaagaaaagaaaaagaaaatttgaaaataaaagaatttaaaaagttgtaaaatttattttggaaaatttaccaaaattgctcattttatttgagttgaaaagtatatttgaaactctattcgaatttgatttggttcataattgaatttggttttgaaaacaaaatagaaaagaatttgaaaaatggaaaatcctctctcttctcttctggccCGCGGCCCAGCGTCTTCTTCCCGCTTGGCCCAAGCCACGCACCGGCCCAATCCCTCAACTGGCCTGCTTAGCCCGACTCTCTCCCTTACCCCTCTCTCCCTCGCGGCCCAGCTCACTCGGCTCACACCGGCACGTAGGCCCGCGCGTGAAGCCACGCAcctgaaacaaccccaattttcgcgaagggaaatccacagagttgaagtgtaataagaccgtagtagatcatattacccaaatcccagttgaatatcacatccatacaacgataatatcagagtacaaatagtgcagaattacataaattattacatcgccgtattggtggaaaaagtagcattcattcagaacagcttgaagataagatcaccaaactcgagcgtaagaacgaacccctcaaccgtcaaactcctcgaagctatactcctcagcagaacctgtatgccaaaatttattagtacgatttgtactggccacttccaaccttatgagcattgctttgtggaaattggatgcaagttggatataatcaaaaggaacctataaggctagggtttcctatgtattagcatatcagtaTTTATTaacagttggtcaagttttaacaccattcacaCACCCATCCCACCCCATCTTCATTCTAGaactaggtttcgatcctgggatcgacataccaccatctccacaccatcaccataccataaccataccatcactcagtcgacatgtcaactccctctcagcactgtctcaaggaccgtagcccctggctacgaccgaacactcacttccaggGGGGAAAAGAAGGattcatctctctatctagtttaagcgaaacccaggaaaggtccatagccgacaagtcggcacatgtatcgatcgatcaaccatacactctgtagaggttttacataaccacaagatctgccttcctcgctgaccgtcgtcaactgggctgattccggccgcttgctagcataggataatgccactctaccattcagctctggtacaccccaagtctagtctggggtggctgaaactgtgagtcatgagccgggtccacaaggtctccataaagtctcggaagggtgtgggggaaatcctccgtgctccgtacctccttacactgtccgctatcaacctagcagtagtggcaatatcctaccaagtagtccggccgtcccgcaccatttagggcgagtggtacgtaaggcttcccggtgaatctgagtactagtaagttctTAGGGATgatcaagccagaatgtcttcatcagggtttccatttatcgtgtcaccacagcacctccatcctaggctcctcccatcacaggttcacacccgggaccacctcatataccatttacccaccacaggtatccattccaggggtgcccaggtagtaccacacggcaagacttgccccaggctcgtcgtatactccaacttggtcaacacaaccctcaccctccatgcacccaagtcacacacgcagcactctccctatagtccagataacactaatttccaccacgcatcaatatagtgcaagcgtagtagaagtaataagcaatgaagtatagtagcaagcgtgtgactagcctaacagctgggtgagcaggggtaaggttgcgtcaaggtagaggccatcaagtaagcatactaccatgcaagtcctatcacagtgtgattACATCAATGAAGTAAAgccatagcagttctatattagccatgcataataggtgctatgagattgggtgggatgtggcaccttcagtgcagtcgtctctgtactccttgcagtactcatgatcctcgtccatccggttctcctccgagtctacaaacgatcgcattataatcgcgttagcgacgtccatagaatagcacaaagaagcaatgaaaatttaaaagagccaaatgcactcaaacatgggttcattgcgtagagcttgattttagatgaattttggtcctagtttcgtatttttctgaggtcgtatgaattagttatgaatttctgaagtttaaatcatttccgaaaatggaaaaaggctgaattaatcctgggctgacacgtgtcacgctgtggttggtccacatggcttgctgatgtcagcatgacattagcatcacggttctgagctgataggtggggcccagctgatgtcagcatgacgtcatcagcgTCATatacaccgacaggtggggctagaGGCCAttaggtcactgacaggtgggcccagtcAAAGTCAACGGTGAGTCAATGGTCATTGGTCAgggtcaacggtcagggtcactgacgtgtgggtccagggctgctgacgtcatcgtgacatcagcatgacgtcaccttggcCGTGttatcactgacatgtgggtcccgcgtgacgtcaTTACGACGCTATCATGACGTCAccgtctgacatgtgggtccagagtgtccgtgtcactgacatgtggggccaggtcaacggtcaacattgaccagtcaatggtcaatacgggcCAGGTTCGACTAGGCTGGTtaggcttcgggttgggccagtctgggctgggccgggccggacacgtggcacgccgtgacgctgccacgtcacgcccgtgggctcttattgggcttcgtccatagtgcggctcacaccgtgtggctcacggtggaccagcgctcatggtccatggGCCTACGgcagggcgcatggtggaccaaatccaccgtctcttctccttggctcggctcatgtgcaccgagcTCACGCAGGGTGTCAGCGAGGAGGGGGGGTGTTTCCCCTGTCTTTCTCCCACGGCGGCGCTCCTGTCGGCAGCGAGCTtcgctggtgagcctccgtggTGAGGCTGGTGcccaattggggaggggaaaggctaCCCTAGGCCACGGCGATCATGATCCTGGGGCCCTAGTGGTGGCTGGGGTCTTCCAAGGCGTTGGCCACGGTGGCTGGCGGCTCGGCGGTGCCCGCCGATGGCAAGGTCGCGCATGTCGGCTCTCCAGTAACTAGGCTGGGTAGACGATGGCTCCGGTGGTTTCGTGGGTGCATGAcgaaggcgtccagggctcaagcggGGCTTCGGGCTCCCAGGTGGCTGTTAggggctccagcggccatggcgacacgGTGTCGATGGCGATGCACACGTTGGTGCGCTACGAGCTCCGGTGGGGTGGTCACGGTGTGTTACTGACATGTGCGAgggtgcgtgtgttcctagtggccgaaggcaaggcactggcctacgcgctctaggtgtggagcgccatggccgacggtgaggtccaGCGGCAGAGAGAGACCAGAAGGGGGGAAAagctcaccgtgggtggcgtggaagagTGGGTGGTGATGCCGTGTCGATTCGAGGCCGTGCAGCGCCGCATTGCCCACGCTAGTGATGAAGACAATGGCGTCACCTTCGGCTCCGGTGATCTCCTTTTTCCGCAGTGGCTTCGGTGCTttcctcctctccttccttccccttctccctcctctctcttggttccAGTGCGCAGTGTATGGCCACCAAATGGCGGCGGGTGATGGATGATCGCTAGGGCTCCGGGGCTAGGGCTCTTATAGCCAGAGCTTCGAGCTCCACGACGGACGGCTGAGGATTACGCCGAGCGCATCGAGCGGCATCgcggggcgtgggtggttggcacggagttggcgtgggcgcggcgccaagtgggggggggcaaggccatggcccgagcatgaccccctggcccgctctaccCTCACTGTCGGCCTCCGGTCGGCTGACGGTTGGGCGCGACACGGGGAAGATGAGCAGGGGATGGCTGACAGGCAGGGTCCGCTGGCAGCGACTGCGGCGAAGGAAAGAGGGGCGCGTGGGTGAACAGCGTGCGGCTGACGTGCGGgcccaagtggcagcggcagctagCAGGGCTGGGCACGCGGGTGGCTGTGGTAACCTAGGCCTGCTTGCTGGGCCTACGTGCGCGCAGTGGGCTGGCTAGGCCGAGCGGCTGGCTGCGAGGCccacttcttcttttcctttctttatttttcatttctcttccatttgtttgaattcaaatttggttttagtttttgaattcaaaaattggtgcaccaaattcattagagttttagatatgtgacccacaacatttttatatatattaggaatttatttagccatTTCGTATAACAAAAGtaagtgtagttttgttatacaaaatataAATAGTTTCTTCTTTTTTTACTAAAAATCCTTATTCttgatttgatttgatggtttattacttttaaagaagttgttaggcattacataaaacaaatgaagatccaactcacaatttgggttaacaatgtatgcaactctTTATTTGTttagaaattaaataacataatcaacaaatgtcatgctatgcttatgtgatgacttgggttggggttatgccTAATGCAACCCTGAGGTTGGGTTccatacatgacactcatcatcacatgggattttttagaaaaattttgtagttgtgatttttggtgtatggatttttgggttgttacagcacCCGCTCCCTCTCTCGCTGACCGATGGACCCGCTCTGTCGGCACCATCTTCTTCGTCGCGCATGTCCGCCCTGGACTCCGCCGTGCCCCCGTTTGCTCCACGCCGCTCACGGCTCCTCCTATTGCCTTGCGTCCCAAGTCACTTCCGGCCATAAATACCGAAGCCATGTCACCTCATATTCTGAGCCTCGGAGCCGTAGCCGCCTCGCTGAGTCGCCAAATTGCCGTGCCGAGCCACAACCCTAGCATCGCCGTTCGCCGTCGCCTCGCCAAGCATAGCGCCGCCTCCGTCCGCTCCACGTCTCGGTAAGATGCTTGGTTGGATTCGCCGTTTCCTTCTCTATCTTCCGGTGCCTTTCTTTAGCGCAGCAGAGGCCCATAGTTTTTTCCCCGTTTTCCCCCGCGAGCTCCTCACTGCCGGGCATGGACCACTACGCCGAGCTCTCTGCTCTGGGCGACAATCTTGCCCAAACCACCGTAGCCGCCCCTGTTTCGATCAACGCTCAATATTAGATCGTGTTAATTCATGCCCCTTCGGTCCACCGCGAACCATGGACGGAGTCCACCGCTGCTAGTCCATGCCATAGTGCACGCGGACCACCGCCACCAGTCAGTCGCTGCGTGCCATGCAGCCGCTGACTTGGTCAGCGCCGGCAGCCCCATGTCATTTTGCAAAGAGGTCCTCCGGTTATTGGAAAATCAACCCTCCATTCTTTTGTATTAAAAATAAATCAGTTTTAGCAGTTTTTCTTTTGGAAAACCCCCTGAGCTTTCAACTAATAGGAGCCGCTGTCCAGATCTCGTTTAAAACCATAtttcatttattttattttgaaaataagGTCCAGAAATTTACATCaatgccattgaaccttatttAACTCATATCTTTCctattttagctctgatttgacccattcaagttgtgttagattcgcaATGAcataatctacgcattagtatcaatgttttccatgtcaagagatatagaatttcatggtttaaatcctaacttgaataatgattatgtgattggatttttctaattaaaagtaacttagGCTTTTCGCCTTGGTCAATTATACGATTAGTTTTACCTTGTTTTTCTAAATCAAGTATAATTTGTCTTAACTCAATTAAGGTATTTCTCTgaagtatcttatacatgttttatatagctaaaataaataaagtctatagtttcttttcgaagTAAATCTATCGGTCGATGTATCTTTTTCATcctagctccgattagcgtgcttttcatgTCTGTGTGATCATAGTAATACGtagatttgatttcaaattctttttcactgattgatgtattgttctaatatagttatgtttgaatgctatgcatgtttgTTTGGATGCTAGTGTGGTGCTTAATGATCTTGTCCAATCGATGAgttttacgtggtgatcaagaggAAGTCCTTTgaaggttacaattcaatagaagaaggatctaagtttaaggcaagtatagcatgtgatcttccttattgtcctatacatctttaatcatttaattcatgctgcatgtgtttaccttgattaccactaaggattccctagtactttgtaccttattccttgaca encodes:
- the LOC136471975 gene encoding NAC domain-containing protein 21/22-like, whose translation is MSSSISMMEARMPPGFRFHPRDDELVLDYLLHKLSGHGHRGGAAIVDVDLNKCEPWDLPESACVGAKEWYFFNLRDRKYATGQRTNRATPSGYWKATGKDRAIVAGGGNDASAAVVGMRKTLVFYRGRAPKGRKTEWVMHEFRLHPHTAPCLPAAATKEDWVLCRVFYKSRTTTPRPASEDAQDGTPSAWPELLAALPLAPLADTYTNYGAAPKVSEQVSCFSGLPALPFKRPVSLEDLLAFDTSEKESIRTVMSSVSNNSTSSVLELTPNCNWNQENGMLQMWHPLGI